The genomic region GCGGACCCTGAGCCTCGCGTCAACCACTGCTCGCGCATCCTGCCCCATCCGGCACGTGCCAACCGGGTGAAACATCGTCGTCACTGCACCCTTCACCCATTCGCCGATCTCTGCATCGGATTGGATGTGCGGGCCGGGATCGATCTCCTCCTCGATCACCGGCGCCAACGACTCCTGCGCCATAACCTCGCGGATCGCGCGTACCGATTCCACTGCGGCCCTCAGGTCTTCCTCCTCGCCCATGAAGTTCGGATTGATGAGGGGCATCGACGTCGGGTGGCTATCGGCCAACCGCACCCAGCCACGGCTCTTGGGCTGAAGCACCACGAGTTCGAAAGTGATGCCGGAACGGTCTCCCGTCGGGCTGACGCCGCCAGTTGCGACGATGGGCACGTGGTAGCATTGGATCGTAGGTTCGGCAGTAAAGTCCGACGGATTCCAGTGGGAAACCGTCTCGATGCCATTGCCCGCCGCCGGGCCATCCTTGGTGACGAAATAGCGCAGGCCCGCCTTCACGCTGCCGAGGCCATGTGCGGCCGCTTGGTAACCCAGATCGCCCTTTACATAGGCGCGGACCGGCACGATCGCATGGTCCTGGAGATTTTCGCCCACCTCCGGAGAATCGACGATAATGGCGACGCCGTGCTGGCGAAGCTGCTCCGGTGGCCCGATGCCCGAGTGCATGAGGATCTTCGGGCTATGGACCGAACCGGCCGACAGCACAACCTCGCCGGCCATGATCATCTCGTCATCCATGAGCTTGACGCCGACGACCCGATTGTTCTCGACGAGGACGCGAACAACGGTCTTGCCGGTCAGAAGAGTGACGCGGCCCGAAGCGAGGTGCCGACGGAGATAAGCGTCGACTGCGCTGCACCGCCGCTGGTGTCCGACCGTTGATTGCACCGGAGAGACGCCGATCTGGCTCTCGCCGTTGTAGTCGGGGTTATAGGGAAGCCCATATTCCTGGAAGGCTTTGAGGCAGTATTGGTTCAGCTCGTTGATGCCCTTGGGCTGCTGGATCGACAGACCACCATTGATGCCGTGATATTCGTCGTGGAACGTGTCGTTGCGTTCCTGCGCCATGAAGACGGGAAGCAGGTCTTCGTACGACCATTTGCCGGTATCGCCGACCGCGGCCTGCCAGGCGGCGAAGTCGCGCTTCTGGCCTCGGACATAGGCCATCGCGTTGATCGAGGAACCACCGCCGAGCACCTTGCCTGAGCGATATGCTCGCTTGGTGCCGTGCTGGGGCACTGTCTCGTATTTCCAGACATGCCGATCTTGGGCCAATATTTTGGCAAAGCCGGCAGGAATATGGATGAAAGGATCGCGGTCCGTGTCGCCTGCTTCGATCAGCGCGATCGAAACATCGGTGCGTTCGGCAAGATAACTCGCGACCACACATCCGGCCGCCCCTGCACCAACAACGACGATATCGAAGGCTTCTTGAGACATCAGCGTCTTCTCTCTCTCTGCGCCAATCTGTATCGTTCAACGCCTCTAGCCGGCGGCGCGCCATCGTAGTGCCTGATCCTGAGATTGATCGGACCATGCTTTTCGAGAGTGACCTTGCAACGCCGGAGAGGGAAATCACCTCTGGCAATGGAGTCGATCGACGATCGTTATTGCCGCTCGCCGGCCGGCGTGATGCCGTACCGAGAAAGACCGTGAGTCGTATGGCACGCGAAGCCGACGCTTCTACTTCTGCAGAGATTTCTGAGCCGCCTTCAGTCGCTGAATCAACAATGAATGCCATCGCGACTTGCAGGAGTGGTGTTACGAAACACGCGCAATCAGCCCCGGGAATTGTGCGTACATGGCGCACGAGAACGGCAAGAATCGCGCGGGGCACTGCGAGCATTCAGGCCCCGTGTGAATAACTCAAATTGGCGATGTAGTTTGCCTTGGTAGGGCCAAGCCGGCCCTTCTGAATGCTTGCGACTGTCAGAGGCGGCATACGGGGCGGTGTCATTTGCCACCCGCGATCTTTTCCAGCAGCGATTAAGCGGTCGCACCGGCCGATTCGGATATGCCTGGTAGAGGACGGCCCAACGAGCGCCTGGAAAGGAGTATCCGTGGAGGGTAGCCGGAAGGGCCCTTGGCGGCGCGCACGATCCTGATGGCGCGTCTCTCTTTTTGAGAGGTAACTTTCGAAGTTGATCTTGTTTGCACATGTGACCGTCCTCCACTTGCCCTGCGGATCGGCCGCGCTGATGCCATTCTACGTGCACGGAAATAGCATACGCACGGTCGTTCCCTTGTTTTCCGCGCTCTGGATATCAATCGTTCCATTGCAGCGTTCGACGAGGCGTTTGACTTGCGTGAGACCCAACCCTGTACCTGTGCCGATTTCCTTCGTCGTGAAGTAGGGCTCGAAGGCTCGTTCGAGCACGTCCGGGCTCATGCCGCTCCCATCGTCGGAAACCGATATCTCGACCCAGGGAGCGTCTATCTGCACGCAGACGTTCCGCGCGCTAATACTGATCGTCCCACCTTCCGGCATCGCGTCGCTTGCATTCTTGCAGAGATTGAGGAGTGCAAGATGGAGCTCCTCCGGATCAGCTTGGAACTGCCCGAGACCCGGGTCGATGTGCGTGTCGACAACAACGTCAGCGCGTAGCGTCTGGTCGACCAGATCGCCGATGTCCACGATATGGTCATGGGAGACGGGCCGAGCTGTGCTGCAATACGGACGATCGCTGTCCAGCAGTTTGCGGCTGAGCGACGCGCCGCGCTGGATTGCGCGGCGGAGCCTTTCAACGATCACAGCGCGATCTTGCGCGTCAGTCTTTACATCAAGTAGCCGCAGGCCTCCATCGATAACTGCCAAGAGATTTGCGATGTCATGGACGAAGATCTTCGTGGTGTCTCGATCGATGTCCGCGGACCCGCAGACCGGAATATCGATGGAAATGATTTTGCACAGGACGCCCGAGGTCTCTCCATCTGCTCCTTGCAAAGGGATCTCCGCCCGCCCATTACGGACATTTTTAGATGTCGCCTCTGTCACGGCGGAGAGATCTATCGCGAACGCTCCGTCTCCGATAGGAACAGGGGCCGCATCTGGTAGCGAAAGAATAGCCCCCAATGCTGACTTCAACGTTTCTCGCAAGCTCACGACCGACATTCGCGCCTCCCTCAAGTTCTCGTCACAGCGCCGACATGCGACACCCGACGAGAACGACTTTGGACCGATTTGGAGACATCGGTCGCCATAAGTTCTATATCCCTACGTTATCGCGGCCCCTCGCGAGGCGCGGAGCCGACTTCGACACTAGAAGGGATCCTTGCAGTCACATCGACCTTAAAGGAACAGCCGCGCCCGATTAGACGCCGGACGAGCGCGGTATCCTCGAAACACAATAGCGATAGGTTAAGGCGCACGCGAGCGCGGCGATAATGGCGGTGAAGATGCTCGCCTCGGTGAAATCAGATGCGTATGAGGTAAGCCCGGTGATCTTCAACGTTGATCTCAGTTGCTTGTGATGGTCATCAACAGGCCCGCGAGCTCTTCGGACGTGACTCTCTTGGGCATCTATGGCTGTCGGAGATGACCTAGGAGCGCTATCCTCTAACCTGACGTCCTGTGGCGGCGCCCACCGGGATATTGAGATGCGGGGTGATGGAAAATTGCGTTCCGTCCGCGTTTCAGGCGCGGCACTACATCCATTCCCATTGGGAATTGACTCTATGCCTACCAATGTCTCTCAACAAAATGATAGAGGGGACGAGCGCGTCGGATCGACCGGAAGCCGAAGCTTGGGAACCATGAGCGGTGAACGAGACCGAAGGGCAACCGCTTGCTCTGAAGACGAAATAGCTATGTTGGGCGACGCTATCGTCCATGTCGTCGACGACGACGAGCTCATGAGGCATGCGATCGACGATCTTCTGCGATCAGTCGGTTACACCGTGAAGCTCTACGGTCGTGCGGAGGATTTTCTTGCTGCCGATCTAGCTGATGTGCCTGGCTGCGTGATCATCGACGTCAGGATGCCGGGGCCCAGCGGGCTCGAACTGCAGGCGTCGCTCGCCCGGCGTAATAACCGTTTGCCAGTTATCCTGATGAGCGGCTATGGCGATATCCGCATGTCAGTTCAGGCGATGAAGGCAGGCGCTGTTGAC from Bradyrhizobium sp. CB1015 harbors:
- a CDS encoding GMC family oxidoreductase — its product is MSQEAFDIVVVGAGAAGCVVASYLAERTDVSIALIEAGDTDRDPFIHIPAGFAKILAQDRHVWKYETVPQHGTKRAYRSGKVLGGGSSINAMAYVRGQKRDFAAWQAAVGDTGKWSYEDLLPVFMAQERNDTFHDEYHGINGGLSIQQPKGINELNQYCLKAFQEYGLPYNPDYNGESQIGVSPVQSTVGHQRRCSAVDAYLRRHLASGRVTLLTGKTVVRVLVENNRVVGVKLMDDEMIMAGEVVLSAGSVHSPKILMHSGIGPPEQLRQHGVAIIVDSPEVGENLQDHAIVPVRAYVKGDLGYQAAAHGLGSVKAGLRYFVTKDGPAAGNGIETVSHWNPSDFTAEPTIQCYHVPIVATGGVSPTGDRSGITFELVVLQPKSRGWVRLADSHPTSMPLINPNFMGEEEDLRAAVESVRAIREVMAQESLAPVIEEEIDPGPHIQSDAEIGEWVKGAVTTMFHPVGTCRMGQDARAVVDARLRVRGVDGLRVIDASIMPNITSGNTNAPTQALARHAAAMLVEDLKRT
- a CDS encoding sensor histidine kinase, with product MSVVSLRETLKSALGAILSLPDAAPVPIGDGAFAIDLSAVTEATSKNVRNGRAEIPLQGADGETSGVLCKIISIDIPVCGSADIDRDTTKIFVHDIANLLAVIDGGLRLLDVKTDAQDRAVIVERLRRAIQRGASLSRKLLDSDRPYCSTARPVSHDHIVDIGDLVDQTLRADVVVDTHIDPGLGQFQADPEELHLALLNLCKNASDAMPEGGTISISARNVCVQIDAPWVEISVSDDGSGMSPDVLERAFEPYFTTKEIGTGTGLGLTQVKRLVERCNGTIDIQSAENKGTTVRMLFPCT